From Paraburkholderia sabiae, a single genomic window includes:
- a CDS encoding two-partner secretion domain-containing protein — translation MITNQRLVSHACGTQRSSNALLLSSRSFHPITTLRVAAMLAFCCAASAHAAGPLPAGGRFVGGNGSIAANGSTLTVNQSTGRGVVNWDSFSIGSGNQVVFANGSGATLNRVTGGKPSAILGTLKASGSVYLINPQGIVVGTQGVIATNGRFVASTLDTDPVAFMNGGPLTLAGNSNAGIVNLGKISSSGGDVFLIARSAIMNNGTISAPNGTAELAVAKQVLLQDSSTGKQVFVQAGAGGMLANTGTIQAAQVSLQSVDGNIYALAGNHEAIRATGTATRDGHVWLVAAHGTVRPGGVIDAKGGTVDMQANTLAFPVGGTNVSARQWNISTPTFTIDRNAANALVKGLNNGTSVNVQTTGANGRSGDLNVNAGIGWQGGASLTLAAYHNVTVGSGATLANQGSGNLTLRADAASHDNAGSIANHGVIDWSRSTGLVNALYDMNGTYSAGTLLGNPSWTAAASSGQLTQITGYKLVNNVNDLENIRQDLAGNYALGTDIDATGHTFTPIGDHTTPFTGQFDGMWHTISNATIDIDDFHKDSSSGLFGVVGSAGVLRDVGMENGFVSTSPVGSGILAGVNDGVIAYAHTTGRAGEVEQNATTFGGLVGKNDGTVERSWSSATVSGSNANGGLVGYNLGTISQSYATGDVSPVFSTGSGGGLVGINDGTVSQSFATGAVQTRSMPTHGVIAFGSGTLAPDVYWNRETTGQSVSGGDLPTTNGLTTAQMSDKASFAGYDFGPDGVWLMPSGATHPVLRQPAAQ, via the coding sequence ATGATCACGAATCAACGGCTGGTATCGCACGCCTGTGGCACCCAGCGCAGCTCGAATGCGCTCCTTCTCTCCTCCCGTTCTTTCCACCCAATCACGACATTGCGCGTTGCCGCGATGCTGGCCTTCTGCTGCGCCGCGTCTGCGCACGCGGCCGGGCCGCTACCTGCGGGCGGGCGGTTCGTCGGCGGCAACGGGTCGATTGCCGCGAATGGCTCGACGCTGACGGTCAATCAGTCGACGGGACGCGGTGTCGTCAACTGGGACAGCTTCTCGATCGGCAGCGGCAATCAGGTCGTGTTCGCCAACGGCAGCGGCGCGACGCTCAACCGCGTCACGGGCGGCAAGCCGTCCGCGATCCTCGGCACGCTCAAGGCAAGCGGCAGCGTGTATCTGATCAACCCGCAGGGCATCGTCGTGGGAACGCAGGGCGTGATCGCCACCAACGGACGCTTCGTCGCGTCGACGCTCGACACCGATCCCGTCGCGTTCATGAACGGCGGGCCGCTGACGCTTGCGGGGAATTCGAACGCAGGCATCGTCAACCTCGGCAAGATTTCCTCTAGTGGCGGCGACGTCTTTCTGATCGCGCGCAGCGCGATCATGAACAACGGCACGATCAGCGCACCCAACGGCACCGCCGAACTGGCGGTGGCGAAGCAGGTCTTGCTGCAGGATTCGTCGACGGGCAAGCAGGTGTTCGTGCAGGCTGGCGCGGGCGGCATGCTCGCCAATACGGGCACGATCCAGGCGGCGCAGGTGAGCCTGCAATCCGTCGACGGCAACATCTACGCGCTGGCAGGCAATCACGAGGCGATTCGCGCGACGGGCACGGCGACCCGCGACGGTCACGTATGGCTCGTCGCCGCGCACGGCACCGTGCGGCCCGGCGGCGTGATCGACGCAAAAGGCGGCACTGTCGACATGCAGGCGAACACGCTCGCGTTTCCCGTCGGCGGCACGAACGTCAGCGCGCGCCAGTGGAACATCTCGACGCCGACCTTCACCATCGACAGGAACGCCGCAAACGCGCTCGTGAAGGGGCTCAACAACGGAACCTCGGTCAACGTTCAAACGACGGGCGCGAACGGCCGCAGCGGCGATCTGAACGTCAATGCGGGCATCGGCTGGCAAGGCGGCGCATCGCTGACGCTCGCGGCCTATCACAACGTGACAGTCGGCTCCGGCGCGACGCTCGCGAATCAGGGCAGCGGCAATCTGACTCTGCGCGCCGACGCCGCGAGTCACGACAACGCGGGCTCGATCGCGAATCACGGCGTGATCGACTGGTCGCGCAGCACGGGCCTCGTCAACGCGTTGTACGACATGAACGGCACGTACAGCGCGGGCACGCTGCTCGGCAATCCGTCATGGACGGCCGCGGCTTCGAGCGGCCAGCTCACGCAGATCACCGGCTACAAGCTGGTCAACAACGTGAACGATCTGGAGAACATCCGGCAGGATCTGGCGGGCAACTATGCGCTCGGCACCGACATCGACGCGACGGGCCACACCTTCACGCCGATCGGCGACCATACGACGCCATTCACGGGACAATTCGACGGCATGTGGCACACCATCTCCAACGCGACGATCGATATCGACGACTTCCACAAGGACTCTTCGTCGGGACTGTTCGGCGTGGTGGGATCGGCGGGTGTGCTGCGCGATGTCGGTATGGAGAACGGCTTCGTCTCGACCAGCCCCGTGGGAAGCGGCATCCTCGCGGGCGTGAACGACGGTGTGATCGCGTACGCACACACGACAGGCCGTGCGGGCGAGGTCGAGCAGAACGCGACGACGTTCGGCGGACTCGTCGGCAAAAACGACGGCACAGTCGAACGTTCATGGAGCAGCGCGACAGTCAGCGGCTCCAATGCGAACGGCGGGCTGGTCGGCTACAACCTCGGCACGATTTCGCAATCGTATGCGACGGGTGACGTGAGTCCCGTTTTCTCGACGGGATCCGGCGGGGGGCTCGTCGGCATCAACGACGGCACGGTCAGCCAGTCGTTCGCGACGGGCGCCGTGCAGACGCGCTCGATGCCGACGCATGGCGTGATCGCGTTCGGCTCCGGCACGCTCGCACCCGACGTCTACTGGAACCGCGAGACGACGGGGCAAAGCGTGAGCGGCGGCGATCTGCCGACCACCAACGGACTCACGACCGCGCAGATGAGCGACAAGGCGAGCTTCGCCGGCTACGACTTCGGGCCGGACGGTGTCTGGTTGATGCCGTCAGGCGCGACGCATCCTGTGTTGAGGCAGCCTGCCGCTCAGTAG
- a CDS encoding ShlB/FhaC/HecB family hemolysin secretion/activation protein, with protein MVATSAAAALHGTPAAAQAWRDVAPQPAPQPPRSAPSKPQAQTQGNASQVAVDRLIGLVFEPAGASTAQQQQQPQQAQRVVANALPVLDADFLQSFAADLDKPLTFGRLAEIRQAVIERYRHAGKPLVDVYVPEQDISSGVVHIDVAEFKLGRVRANGNRYFSSTLLEREMPLVSGDPILQTQVSRGLAVLNANPYRRVDAIFAPGEATNTTDVVLQTDDRLPLRANVGYDNQGVPSLGRDRFFAGLGYGNLFGLDQQIAYQFTASNDFFSGNPDIEGRTNRARFMAHAFSYVAPLPWLDSIELFGVYAQSTPRLPNTYGQTGISAQFSARYDWRLPSTGDWTQLIQFGYDFKRSNNDLEFGGFQVFNSNTHIHQFVAVYDISQQKDTGTAHAAATFVASPGGLDGDNSDAAFNTARQGATSRYTYLQLTGSDAFALGKGFTLAANGTFQWTPDTLLPSEEIGLGGESSVRGYDPYVVLGDRGWYAQTELRTPAFALGTNDVLVQPFAFFDAGRVWTRIDQPAEYNPGMLASVGAGVRFRWSRFVDFRCTYAAPLRAATPDGSKAPMVMLYLTIGT; from the coding sequence ATGGTCGCGACGTCTGCGGCGGCGGCCTTGCATGGCACGCCTGCTGCGGCCCAGGCGTGGCGCGATGTTGCGCCACAGCCTGCGCCGCAGCCGCCGCGCAGCGCGCCATCGAAACCTCAGGCGCAGACGCAGGGCAACGCGTCGCAGGTAGCGGTCGATCGGCTCATCGGGCTCGTGTTCGAACCGGCTGGCGCATCTACCGCCCAGCAACAACAGCAGCCGCAACAGGCGCAGCGCGTGGTGGCCAACGCCCTGCCCGTTCTGGACGCGGATTTCCTGCAAAGCTTCGCCGCCGATCTCGACAAGCCGCTCACATTCGGGCGTCTCGCCGAAATCCGGCAGGCGGTGATCGAACGATATCGTCACGCGGGCAAGCCGCTCGTCGATGTCTATGTGCCGGAGCAGGACATCAGTTCCGGTGTCGTGCATATCGACGTTGCGGAGTTCAAACTCGGCCGCGTGCGCGCAAACGGAAACCGCTATTTTTCGAGCACGCTGCTCGAACGCGAGATGCCGCTCGTGTCCGGCGATCCGATTCTTCAAACGCAGGTTTCGCGCGGGCTTGCCGTGCTGAACGCGAATCCGTATCGCCGGGTCGATGCGATCTTCGCGCCCGGCGAAGCGACGAATACGACCGACGTCGTGCTTCAGACCGACGACCGCCTGCCGCTTCGCGCGAACGTGGGCTACGACAATCAGGGCGTGCCTTCGCTTGGCCGCGACCGCTTCTTCGCGGGTTTGGGTTACGGCAATCTCTTCGGTCTCGATCAACAGATCGCGTATCAGTTCACGGCCAGCAACGACTTCTTCAGCGGCAATCCGGATATCGAAGGCAGGACCAATCGCGCGCGTTTCATGGCGCATGCGTTCAGCTATGTCGCGCCGCTGCCGTGGCTCGACAGCATCGAACTGTTCGGCGTGTACGCGCAGAGCACGCCGCGGCTGCCGAACACGTATGGGCAGACGGGTATTTCCGCGCAGTTCAGCGCACGCTACGACTGGCGTCTGCCGTCGACGGGCGACTGGACGCAGCTGATCCAGTTCGGTTACGACTTCAAGCGCAGCAACAACGACCTCGAATTCGGCGGCTTTCAGGTGTTCAACTCGAACACGCATATTCATCAGTTCGTGGCCGTCTACGACATCAGCCAGCAGAAGGACACGGGCACGGCGCACGCCGCCGCGACATTCGTCGCGAGTCCGGGCGGCCTCGACGGCGACAACAGCGACGCGGCGTTCAACACGGCGCGTCAAGGCGCGACGTCGCGTTACACGTATCTGCAACTGACGGGATCCGACGCATTCGCGCTCGGCAAAGGCTTCACGCTGGCGGCAAACGGAACGTTCCAGTGGACGCCGGACACGCTGTTGCCGAGCGAAGAAATCGGGCTCGGCGGCGAGTCGAGCGTGCGCGGCTACGATCCCTACGTCGTGCTCGGCGACCGCGGCTGGTACGCGCAGACCGAGTTGCGCACGCCCGCGTTCGCGCTCGGCACGAACGACGTGCTCGTGCAGCCGTTCGCATTCTTCGATGCAGGCCGCGTCTGGACCCGCATCGACCAGCCTGCGGAGTACAACCCGGGCATGCTGGCAAGCGTCGGCGCGGGCGTGCGCTTCAGATGGTCACGCTTCGTCGATTTCCGCTGCACCTATGCCGCGCCTTTGCGTGCCGCGACGCCGGATGGCTCGAAGGCGCCGATGGTGATGCTGTATCTGACGATAGGAACCTGA
- a CDS encoding glycosyltransferase family 9 protein, whose product MGWKNQLIETPVWLMSRFYRPRFDPHRDTPRDILVLRPNDFGELLTTTPLFEALRKRFPSTRLIAGIGSWGRPILENNPYIDEIVELDAPWNNKIVADRSHKNVLRYLWSSPQIAALRARGGFDVAIDVLGSYMGAMLMMRLGARYRIGVRGYRGGDSGCQAHVVYARRQCGRAALAQGELLGATDLPEARPQLFLTDDERARAGQIWATGTLAGHRTVRIVAGVGAGVPAKAWPARELGAALAQIAQALEQNGNACDIVIVGSAADRARAAEAIAAAGAGVAVRSLAGDLPMRSMFALVEQADVVLTNSTMLLHVAAAFHRPTVAVLGGSITKPEVHDAIWGYPTHYVSVAPERSAQGERLEEWPAVGRVVEAVVQAVTAEHEPDKPRTQLDAAA is encoded by the coding sequence ATGGGTTGGAAAAATCAGCTGATCGAAACGCCCGTGTGGCTGATGAGCCGCTTCTATCGACCGCGCTTCGATCCGCACCGCGATACGCCGCGCGACATTCTCGTGCTGCGGCCGAACGATTTCGGCGAACTGCTCACCACCACGCCGCTCTTCGAAGCGCTGCGCAAGCGCTTTCCGTCGACGCGGCTGATCGCCGGCATCGGTAGCTGGGGACGTCCGATCCTCGAAAACAATCCGTACATCGACGAGATCGTCGAACTCGACGCGCCCTGGAACAACAAGATCGTCGCGGACCGGTCGCACAAGAACGTGCTGCGCTATCTGTGGTCCTCGCCGCAGATCGCGGCGCTGCGTGCGCGAGGCGGCTTCGATGTCGCGATCGACGTGCTCGGCAGCTACATGGGCGCCATGCTGATGATGCGGCTCGGCGCGCGCTACCGGATCGGCGTGCGCGGCTATCGCGGCGGCGACAGCGGATGTCAGGCGCATGTCGTGTATGCGCGGCGGCAATGCGGACGCGCCGCGCTGGCACAAGGCGAACTGCTGGGCGCGACGGACTTGCCGGAAGCGCGTCCGCAACTCTTCCTCACCGACGACGAGCGCGCCCGCGCAGGGCAAATCTGGGCAACGGGCACGCTTGCCGGGCATCGCACGGTGCGCATCGTCGCGGGCGTCGGGGCCGGCGTGCCGGCGAAGGCGTGGCCCGCGCGCGAACTCGGCGCTGCGCTCGCGCAGATCGCGCAGGCGCTCGAACAGAACGGCAACGCGTGCGACATCGTGATCGTCGGCAGTGCGGCGGATCGGGCGCGCGCCGCCGAAGCCATCGCCGCTGCCGGTGCGGGCGTCGCTGTCCGCTCGCTCGCCGGCGACCTGCCGATGCGCAGCATGTTCGCGCTCGTCGAACAGGCGGACGTCGTGCTGACGAATTCGACGATGCTGCTGCACGTCGCAGCCGCGTTCCATCGTCCGACAGTCGCCGTGCTTGGCGGCAGCATCACGAAGCCGGAGGTACACGACGCGATCTGGGGTTATCCGACGCACTATGTCAGCGTCGCGCCCGAGCGGTCGGCGCAGGGCGAGCGGCTGGAGGAATGGCCGGCTGTAGGGCGCGTCGTGGAGGCCGTCGTGCAGGCCGTCACCGCCGAACACGAACCCGACAAGCCGCGCACGCAGCTCGACGCGGCGGCATGA
- a CDS encoding GGDEF domain-containing protein, which yields MFHTPDTETLRLCSVLSSTAFGLVFALMRFNRPGERYCLHWSASALLYAAVLVGFDFAPGHVFFKSMLLGALAATNMLIVSGLRAFDGKPPFRWWMVLPIAGCVATHIVPATIALAHPRAALVTEVADTLSVAISALIAGAACLVGEPRETGAPGTHALAPPSRGRRLAGIAMLGYLPGYAITLVGYLWTGPGINLLALVPMLSDQLLLGVLNLGLLAMPAERAQQRLRDAALRDPLTGVWNRAGLEAHSQRLIAPGATVLAIDLDHFKQINDRHGHPAGDDVLKALARLAGAEVASLGGEFGRLGGDEFLAVLPASRAPYADACARQIHEACRRHADGLPVWTISIGFSQIEAGDADLHDALHRADSALYRAKVDGRNKVLA from the coding sequence ATGTTTCACACACCCGACACCGAAACGCTCCGCCTGTGCAGCGTGCTGTCGAGCACAGCCTTCGGGCTCGTGTTCGCGTTGATGCGCTTCAACCGGCCCGGCGAGCGCTATTGCCTGCACTGGTCCGCAAGCGCGCTGCTGTATGCCGCCGTGCTGGTCGGTTTCGACTTCGCGCCGGGCCACGTGTTCTTCAAGAGCATGCTGCTCGGCGCGCTCGCGGCGACCAACATGCTCATCGTCTCGGGGCTGCGCGCGTTCGACGGCAAGCCGCCCTTTCGCTGGTGGATGGTGCTGCCCATCGCGGGCTGCGTCGCTACGCATATCGTGCCCGCGACGATCGCGCTGGCTCACCCGCGCGCGGCGCTCGTCACGGAAGTCGCCGATACGCTGAGCGTCGCGATCTCAGCGCTGATTGCGGGGGCCGCGTGCCTCGTCGGCGAACCACGCGAGACAGGTGCGCCCGGCACGCACGCGCTCGCGCCGCCGAGCCGTGGCCGTCGTCTCGCAGGCATCGCGATGCTCGGCTATTTGCCCGGCTACGCGATCACGCTGGTCGGTTATCTGTGGACAGGGCCTGGCATCAATCTGCTCGCGCTCGTGCCGATGCTGTCCGATCAACTGCTGCTCGGCGTGCTCAATCTCGGTCTGCTGGCGATGCCCGCCGAGCGCGCGCAGCAACGTCTGCGCGATGCCGCGTTGCGCGATCCGCTGACGGGCGTGTGGAATCGCGCGGGCCTGGAGGCGCATTCGCAGCGTCTGATCGCGCCCGGCGCGACCGTGCTCGCAATCGACCTCGATCACTTCAAGCAGATCAACGACCGCCACGGCCATCCTGCCGGCGATGACGTGCTCAAGGCGCTCGCGCGTCTCGCAGGCGCGGAGGTCGCGTCGCTGGGCGGCGAGTTCGGACGGCTCGGCGGCGACGAATTCCTCGCGGTCCTGCCCGCAAGCCGCGCACCGTACGCCGACGCCTGCGCAAGGCAAATCCACGAAGCTTGCCGCCGACACGCGGACGGCCTGCCCGTGTGGACGATCAGCATCGGCTTCTCGCAGATCGAAGCGGGCGACGCCGATCTGCACGACGCGCTGCATCGCGCGGACAGTGCGCTGTATCGGGCGAAGGTCGATGGGCGCAACAAGGTGCTCGCCTGA
- a CDS encoding phosphate/phosphite/phosphonate ABC transporter substrate-binding protein, which produces MNKIAALPMYNVSPALAADWHALLADVLRRVEPSADIIEPDDLHTFWRRPDLLLSQTCGYPYVLGLNEYVQLIATPEFDASGCDGANYSSVIVTRSNAPFDSIEACRGARAAFNSVDSNSGYNALRHTVAPYARDGRFFNDTLETGSHLGSLRAVAENRADVAAIDCVTMAFAREAYPELTGRLREIRYTCSSPGLPLIASKQVSPEQADALRAALDEALNAQPERARRLKLKGFSHLTAEHYDSIRQMENEARVANYARLA; this is translated from the coding sequence ATGAACAAGATCGCCGCCCTGCCGATGTACAACGTCTCGCCCGCGCTCGCCGCCGACTGGCACGCGCTGCTCGCGGACGTGCTGCGCCGTGTCGAGCCTTCCGCCGACATCATCGAACCGGACGATCTGCACACGTTCTGGCGGCGTCCCGATCTGCTGCTGTCGCAGACTTGCGGTTATCCGTATGTGCTCGGACTGAACGAGTATGTGCAACTGATCGCGACGCCCGAGTTCGACGCGTCCGGTTGCGACGGCGCGAACTATTCGAGCGTGATCGTTACGCGCAGCAACGCGCCATTCGATTCGATCGAAGCGTGCCGTGGTGCACGCGCCGCGTTCAACTCCGTCGATTCGAACAGCGGCTACAACGCGTTGCGGCACACGGTTGCGCCGTATGCGCGCGATGGCAGGTTCTTTAACGACACGCTGGAGACAGGCTCGCATCTCGGCTCGCTGCGAGCGGTCGCAGAGAACCGCGCGGATGTCGCTGCGATCGATTGCGTGACGATGGCTTTCGCACGCGAAGCGTATCCGGAACTGACAGGCCGTTTGCGTGAGATCAGATACACGTGTTCATCGCCGGGACTGCCGTTGATTGCATCGAAGCAGGTATCGCCCGAGCAAGCCGACGCATTGCGCGCGGCGCTCGACGAAGCGTTGAACGCACAGCCTGAACGTGCGCGCCGCCTGAAACTCAAAGGCTTCTCGCACTTGACGGCAGAACACTACGACAGCATTCGCCAGATGGAAAACGAGGCGCGCGTAGCGAACTACGCGCGCCTCGCATGA
- a CDS encoding acetyl/propionyl/methylcrotonyl-CoA carboxylase subunit alpha, which produces MFNKILIANRGEIACRVAATCKRLGITSVAVYSDADANAKHVAACDEAVHIGGSTAAESYLRVERIIEAAIATGAQAVHPGYGFLSENEDFAQACEKAGIEFIGPPVEAIAAMGSKAAAKALMHSAAVPLVPGYHGDDQNADLLHRQADEIGYPVLLKASAGGGGKGMRVVERTEDFSAALASCKREAASSFGNDRVLIEKYLTRPRHVEVQVFADKHGGAVYLFDRDCSVQRRHQKVLEEAPAPGLQPHVRRAMGEAAVAAARAVSYVGAGTVEFIMTEGGEFYFMEMNTRLQVEHPVTEMVTGQDLVEWQLRVAAGEPLPLAQDQLRIEGHAIEARIYAEHPARGFLPSTGTLKHLRMPEGVEFTLGVGGERAPVRIDSGVREGDTITPFYDPMIAKLIVHGASREDALKRMSQALRGCEVVGPHTNVEFLQRIVTSVPFSTGDLDTGLIERHHDALFAPVKKPFLEALALACGALMTREGGVAHGASPWDALSHWRLNGGYTQTLNWRDVEKESAFTALFSRDGDTRTLTHDGRTEPFKWWTGAGQHEYGATIGDAHVTGRVFIDNDTFHVFCRGEALAFEWQNLLAHAADAEHGEGRLTAPMPGKVIAVLVEQGAVVEKGQPLIVMEAMKMEHTIGAPAAGKVAEVLYGVGDQVADGAQLLVLDVE; this is translated from the coding sequence ATGTTCAACAAGATCCTGATTGCGAACCGGGGCGAGATTGCCTGCCGCGTCGCCGCGACCTGCAAGCGGCTCGGCATCACGAGCGTTGCGGTCTACTCCGACGCCGACGCGAACGCGAAGCACGTCGCCGCGTGCGACGAAGCCGTGCATATCGGCGGATCGACGGCGGCGGAAAGCTATCTGCGCGTCGAACGCATCATCGAAGCAGCTATCGCGACGGGCGCGCAGGCCGTGCATCCGGGCTACGGCTTTCTGTCGGAGAACGAGGATTTCGCGCAGGCCTGCGAGAAGGCGGGCATCGAATTCATCGGACCGCCCGTCGAAGCGATTGCCGCGATGGGCTCGAAAGCAGCGGCGAAAGCGCTGATGCATTCGGCAGCCGTGCCGCTCGTGCCGGGCTATCACGGCGACGATCAGAACGCGGATTTGCTGCATCGCCAGGCCGACGAAATCGGCTATCCCGTGTTGCTGAAAGCGAGCGCGGGCGGTGGCGGCAAGGGCATGCGCGTGGTCGAGCGCACCGAAGATTTCTCGGCGGCGCTCGCGTCGTGCAAACGCGAAGCGGCGAGCAGCTTCGGCAATGACCGCGTGCTGATCGAAAAGTATCTGACGCGTCCGCGTCACGTCGAAGTGCAGGTATTCGCCGACAAGCACGGTGGCGCGGTGTATCTGTTCGACCGCGACTGCTCGGTGCAGCGGCGCCACCAGAAAGTGCTCGAAGAAGCGCCTGCACCCGGTCTGCAACCACATGTGCGCCGCGCGATGGGCGAAGCGGCTGTCGCAGCGGCGCGCGCGGTGAGCTACGTTGGCGCGGGCACCGTCGAGTTCATCATGACGGAGGGCGGCGAGTTCTACTTCATGGAGATGAACACGCGCCTGCAGGTCGAACATCCTGTGACGGAGATGGTGACGGGGCAGGATCTCGTCGAATGGCAGTTGCGTGTGGCGGCGGGCGAGCCGTTGCCGCTTGCGCAGGATCAGTTGCGCATCGAAGGCCACGCGATCGAAGCGCGCATTTACGCCGAGCATCCGGCGCGCGGCTTTCTGCCGTCGACGGGAACGCTCAAGCATCTGCGCATGCCGGAAGGCGTCGAGTTCACATTGGGCGTGGGCGGCGAGCGTGCGCCTGTTCGTATCGACAGCGGCGTGCGCGAAGGCGACACGATCACACCGTTCTACGATCCGATGATCGCGAAGCTGATCGTGCACGGCGCGAGCCGCGAAGACGCGTTGAAGCGCATGAGCCAGGCGTTGCGCGGCTGCGAAGTGGTCGGGCCGCATACGAACGTCGAGTTCCTGCAACGCATCGTGACGAGCGTGCCGTTTTCGACGGGTGATCTCGACACGGGTTTGATCGAGCGTCATCACGACGCGCTCTTTGCACCCGTCAAGAAGCCGTTCCTTGAAGCGCTCGCGCTTGCATGCGGCGCATTGATGACGCGCGAAGGCGGTGTCGCGCATGGCGCCTCGCCGTGGGATGCGCTGTCGCACTGGCGTCTGAACGGCGGCTACACGCAGACGCTGAACTGGCGCGATGTCGAGAAAGAGTCTGCATTTACGGCACTTTTCTCACGCGACGGCGATACGCGGACGCTCACACACGATGGCCGCACAGAGCCGTTCAAGTGGTGGACGGGCGCGGGCCAGCACGAATACGGCGCGACGATCGGCGATGCGCATGTGACGGGCCGTGTGTTTATCGACAACGATACGTTCCATGTGTTCTGCCGCGGCGAAGCGCTCGCATTCGAATGGCAGAACCTGCTCGCGCATGCAGCCGATGCCGAACATGGCGAAGGACGCCTCACCGCGCCGATGCCAGGCAAGGTGATCGCGGTGCTGGTCGAACAGGGCGCAGTCGTCGAGAAGGGGCAGCCGCTCATCGTGATGGAAGCGATGAAGATGGAGCACACGATCGGCGCGCCCGCAGCGGGCAAGGTGGCGGAGGTGCTGTACGGTGTCGGCGATCAGGTCGCCGATGGTGCGCAGCTGTTGGTGCTCGACGTCGAATAA
- a CDS encoding enoyl-CoA hydratase/isomerase family protein — protein MQYDNLTLTFDNSVATVTLNRPDVRNAFNEAMIAEVTSVFKALDERDDVRAVVLAANGKAFCAGADLNWMKKMAGYSDDENRADAMRLADMLASIYRCNKPVIARVNGDAYAGGMGLLSACDIVVAVDSAKFCLSEARLGLIPATIAPYVIRALGEQASRRYFMTAEAFDCATAQRLGFVAECVSADKLDETVQQLAATLCANGPQAVKACKQLVHDIAGREISAALIEDTAVRIAKTRAGAEGREGVASFLEKRSPSWRA, from the coding sequence ATGCAATACGACAACCTGACTCTCACGTTCGATAACAGCGTGGCCACGGTCACGCTGAATCGCCCGGACGTGCGCAACGCGTTCAACGAAGCGATGATCGCGGAAGTGACGTCCGTGTTCAAGGCGCTCGACGAGCGCGACGACGTGCGCGCCGTCGTGCTCGCGGCAAACGGCAAGGCCTTTTGCGCGGGCGCGGACCTGAACTGGATGAAGAAGATGGCCGGTTACTCGGACGACGAGAACCGCGCCGACGCGATGCGTCTTGCCGACATGCTCGCGTCGATCTATCGATGCAACAAGCCGGTGATCGCGCGCGTGAACGGCGATGCGTACGCGGGCGGTATGGGCCTGCTCTCGGCGTGCGATATCGTCGTCGCCGTGGACAGCGCGAAGTTCTGTCTGTCCGAAGCGCGCCTCGGTCTGATTCCCGCGACCATCGCGCCGTATGTGATCCGCGCGCTCGGCGAGCAGGCTTCGCGCCGCTACTTCATGACGGCGGAAGCATTCGATTGCGCGACCGCACAGCGGCTAGGCTTCGTCGCCGAATGCGTGAGCGCCGACAAGCTCGACGAAACCGTACAGCAACTCGCCGCGACATTGTGCGCGAACGGTCCGCAAGCGGTGAAGGCCTGCAAGCAGCTTGTGCATGACATCGCGGGCCGCGAGATCAGCGCGGCGTTGATCGAAGACACGGCGGTACGCATTGCGAAGACGCGTGCGGGCGCGGAAGGGCGCGAAGGCGTCGCGTCGTTCCTCGAAAAGCGCTCGCCTTCCTGGCGCGCGTAA